The following proteins are co-located in the Myroides profundi genome:
- a CDS encoding IS3 family transposase, with protein sequence MKKICQLFGKTRSAYYQSIDRYASQSIKDEIILQEVLNIRATLPRVGTRKLQHMLQERLGSHNISVGRDYLFDLLDSHKMLVRQRKRKAYTTDSRAWRGQYLDLYNGVKVTRPEQFWVSDITYIRLNNTWGYLSLITDAYSHKIMGYSFSLDLTTNGCLQALKMALKNRIYTEKLIHHSDRGCQYCSSVYTKILIENNISISTTQGGEPRDNAIAERVNGIIKGEFDLNYSSLGYQKTIDKIKNSIEAYNQIRPHDSCDRLTPNQAHLKTGILTKRWKNYYKTNKQKQQPVQ encoded by the coding sequence ATAAAAAAAATATGTCAACTGTTTGGTAAAACTCGAAGTGCTTATTATCAGTCAATAGACAGATACGCAAGTCAATCTATTAAAGATGAGATTATTCTTCAAGAAGTTTTAAATATTAGAGCTACTCTACCAAGAGTAGGTACTCGAAAACTTCAACATATGTTACAAGAACGCTTAGGTTCGCACAATATAAGCGTAGGAAGAGATTATCTGTTTGATTTATTAGACAGTCATAAAATGTTGGTTAGGCAACGAAAGCGCAAAGCATATACAACAGACTCCAGAGCTTGGAGAGGACAGTATTTAGACTTGTATAATGGAGTAAAAGTTACTAGACCAGAACAATTTTGGGTAAGTGACATCACCTATATCAGGTTAAATAATACTTGGGGCTATTTAAGTTTAATCACAGATGCTTATTCTCATAAAATAATGGGCTATAGTTTTAGCTTAGATTTAACTACTAATGGATGCTTACAAGCCTTGAAAATGGCATTAAAGAACAGGATTTATACAGAGAAACTTATTCATCATTCAGATCGAGGATGTCAATACTGCAGTAGTGTTTATACTAAAATACTGATAGAAAACAACATATCTATTAGTACAACACAAGGTGGTGAACCAAGAGATAATGCAATAGCTGAGCGTGTAAATGGTATAATTAAAGGTGAATTTGATTTAAACTATTCAAGTTTAGGTTATCAAAAAACGATTGATAAAATTAAGAATAGTATAGAAGCTTATAACCAAATTAGACCTCATGATAGTTGTGATAGGTTAACTCCAAATCAAGCTCATTTAAAGACAGGTATTCTAACTAAGAGATGGAAGAATTATTACAAGACTAATAAACAAAAACAACAACCTGTACAGTAA
- a CDS encoding PhnA domain-containing protein, whose protein sequence is MKTEAQLIERSGNKCELCEATGHLNVYEVPPAAANEADREIYICDTCLEQVEKKAELDANHWQCLTTSMWSEFPAVQVVAWRMLNRFRNESWAADSLEMMYLDDELLEFAKLTGDHTGDGSVDLHKDCNGNVLVGGDTVTLIKDLDVKGSTINAKIGTAVRNIRLVHDNTEQIEGKIDGQQIVILTKFVKKQA, encoded by the coding sequence ATGAAGACTGAAGCACAATTAATAGAAAGAAGTGGTAATAAATGCGAACTATGTGAGGCAACTGGACATTTAAATGTATATGAAGTACCACCTGCAGCAGCTAATGAAGCAGATAGAGAAATCTATATTTGTGATACTTGTTTAGAGCAAGTAGAGAAGAAAGCTGAATTAGATGCTAATCACTGGCAATGTCTGACTACATCAATGTGGAGTGAATTTCCAGCTGTACAAGTAGTAGCTTGGCGTATGCTGAACCGTTTCCGTAACGAAAGTTGGGCAGCAGATAGTTTAGAGATGATGTATTTAGACGATGAACTTTTAGAGTTTGCTAAACTTACAGGAGATCATACAGGGGATGGAAGTGTAGATCTTCATAAAGACTGTAATGGTAATGTATTAGTAGGAGGAGATACTGTGACATTAATTAAAGACCTTGATGTAAAAGGATCTACTATTAATGCTAAGATCGGTACTGCTGTTAGAAATATCCGTTTAGTACACGATAATACAGAACAAATCGAAGGAAAGATAGATGGTCAACAAATCGTTATCTTAACCAAGTTCGTAAAGAAACAAGCATAA
- a CDS encoding TonB-dependent receptor gives MKLLSSRKEKLYITLFSSLSMLSQAQHLNLRVKNPSGHAVPNVVVEINNQNVGITDDTGIFSLTDAHSTTVDLRLKAFDYADYYTTLELQKDTINNFTITLADNPETINEIIITAGRKPEHISTVPSSVTILTKQEIETQSDINSNISYILGNTVPGLATATNKVANTGQTLRGRPLLVLIDGIPQSLPLMNGARSIRSLDPYVIEKIEVIKGATSIYGNGSAGGIINYITRKDVGNKPLSGQTKIGTTFNPYHSSGTLGYQIGQYFSGRINNFSYAIGGHLKYNGLQRDGEGLPLGQLGGLSNSYERNIFTKLSYQLNDSSSLQLLYNYYTTVQDEKYKTKPGRYGQEPAIGIRGSEGGKPVGTPYNHNAMLTYTNNALYANTRLDISAYLTSFQSMNRYVPKGTVWYGPGQTRIISKKKGLRANFNTPFMLYNTPIEITYGFDLLSDMTMQDLTDGRILTPQMKMLSIAPYAQLKIDLLDDFIFKGGIRYENSNVRINDYTTIATGPNNEGSIAVNGGKLSYRATVFNAGIRYAKYDYFNPFISYSQGFSLNEVGKILRRADANTLNNLETSPVITNNYEIGFSSKYSIFSLQTSYYISTSKYGINLIDVGGYLMPSREPEKIKGFEIALEARIIERLKMGGTFTSIEGKTENKKGILEYLGGDRIPPNKATAFITYTPFSKATLSLFWINTGSRKHFSPNNNGKYKNGQGPISEVNLFNLSANYKPNNHWSLTLGIDNLFNTTYYPPVSQYRGIHADYTRGVGTTMSIHATYSF, from the coding sequence ATGAAATTACTATCCTCCCGAAAAGAGAAACTCTACATCACACTATTCTCCTCATTATCAATGCTCTCACAGGCACAGCATTTAAATCTTCGAGTAAAAAATCCTTCTGGTCATGCTGTTCCTAATGTAGTTGTAGAGATAAATAATCAAAATGTAGGTATCACTGACGATACTGGTATATTCTCCCTAACAGATGCTCATTCTACTACTGTTGACTTAAGGTTAAAAGCCTTTGATTACGCTGATTACTATACGACTCTTGAGTTACAAAAAGATACAATTAACAACTTTACAATTACACTTGCTGATAATCCTGAAACTATAAATGAAATTATCATTACTGCTGGTCGAAAACCAGAACACATCTCTACAGTACCCTCTTCAGTAACGATACTCACCAAACAAGAAATAGAAACACAGAGTGATATTAATAGTAACATCAGCTATATCTTAGGTAATACAGTACCAGGACTCGCTACAGCTACTAATAAAGTAGCTAATACAGGACAGACACTGAGAGGAAGACCTTTATTAGTCTTAATAGATGGTATCCCTCAATCTCTTCCTTTAATGAATGGAGCCCGGAGTATACGTTCTCTAGATCCTTATGTTATCGAAAAAATAGAAGTAATAAAAGGGGCAACATCTATCTATGGCAATGGATCTGCGGGTGGTATTATCAATTATATTACTAGAAAAGACGTTGGCAACAAACCACTAAGTGGACAAACTAAAATAGGTACTACCTTTAACCCTTATCACAGTAGTGGAACCTTAGGCTATCAAATAGGACAATATTTCTCAGGTAGAATAAATAACTTCAGCTACGCTATAGGTGGTCATCTTAAATACAATGGCTTACAAAGAGATGGTGAAGGCTTGCCATTAGGACAACTGGGTGGTCTATCTAATTCTTATGAGCGAAACATCTTCACAAAACTATCTTATCAGCTCAATGATTCCTCATCACTACAATTACTCTACAATTATTACACTACCGTACAAGATGAGAAGTACAAAACGAAACCAGGACGTTATGGACAGGAGCCTGCTATAGGTATAAGAGGTAGTGAAGGTGGAAAGCCAGTAGGCACACCATACAATCACAATGCTATGTTAACCTATACTAACAATGCTCTTTATGCTAATACCCGATTAGACATTAGTGCTTACCTCACCTCCTTCCAATCTATGAATCGCTATGTACCGAAAGGAACAGTCTGGTATGGCCCAGGTCAGACTAGGATAATCTCAAAAAAGAAAGGGCTAAGAGCGAACTTTAATACTCCTTTCATGCTTTATAACACCCCTATTGAAATCACTTACGGTTTTGATCTACTCAGTGATATGACTATGCAAGACCTCACAGATGGTAGAATATTAACTCCTCAAATGAAAATGCTAAGCATAGCTCCTTATGCACAGTTAAAGATAGATTTGCTAGATGACTTTATCTTTAAAGGAGGGATTCGTTATGAAAATTCGAACGTAAGAATCAATGATTACACCACTATAGCAACAGGCCCAAATAACGAAGGCTCTATAGCTGTCAATGGAGGTAAACTATCTTACAGAGCGACAGTATTTAACGCAGGTATCCGATACGCTAAATATGATTACTTCAATCCATTTATCAGTTACTCACAAGGTTTTTCCCTCAATGAAGTAGGTAAGATATTGAGAAGAGCAGATGCTAATACGCTGAATAATTTAGAGACTTCTCCTGTGATTACTAATAATTACGAAATAGGTTTCTCTAGTAAATACAGCATTTTCTCACTACAAACCTCATACTATATCAGCACTTCTAAATATGGTATTAATCTTATAGACGTCGGAGGATATCTGATGCCTAGTAGAGAACCCGAAAAGATTAAAGGTTTTGAAATAGCTTTAGAGGCAAGAATAATAGAGAGATTAAAAATGGGTGGTACATTCACCTCTATAGAAGGAAAAACAGAGAATAAAAAAGGCATCTTAGAATATCTAGGAGGAGATAGAATACCGCCTAATAAAGCAACTGCATTTATTACATATACTCCGTTCAGTAAAGCTACTCTATCTTTATTCTGGATAAACACAGGAAGTAGAAAACACTTCAGTCCAAATAACAATGGAAAATATAAAAACGGACAAGGCCCCATAAGTGAAGTCAATCTATTTAACCTTAGTGCAAATTATAAACCTAATAACCATTGGTCACTCACACTTGGTATTGACAATTTATTCAATACAACCTACTATCCACCAGTAAGTCAATACAGAGGTATTCACGCTGATTACACTAGAGGAGTTGGAACTACAATGTCAATCCATGCGACTTACTCCTTTTAA
- a CDS encoding transposase: protein MGREPKNKERYHLKFIEQIVQEIENGASQNSVIREYSLNKSTLNRWVKKYASPEYHATRKNKVYSESLKRQVVHSITEHHMTAQEACIMYGVESISTINNWLLVNYNKNIDICNEIVIPSLMEEKTSNTESLEIKALKKALSEAQFKIVALNTLIDVAEKSLDIDIRKKSGSKQLKK, encoded by the coding sequence ATGGGAAGAGAACCAAAAAACAAAGAGCGTTATCATTTAAAATTCATAGAACAAATAGTTCAAGAAATAGAGAATGGAGCAAGTCAAAATTCGGTAATTCGCGAGTATAGCCTAAATAAATCTACGCTAAATCGTTGGGTTAAGAAATATGCAAGTCCCGAGTATCATGCTACACGTAAGAATAAAGTTTATTCAGAAAGCCTTAAACGTCAAGTAGTTCATAGTATTACAGAACACCATATGACAGCACAAGAAGCCTGTATAATGTATGGTGTAGAAAGTATAAGTACAATAAATAACTGGTTGTTAGTTAATTATAATAAAAACATAGATATTTGTAATGAAATTGTTATTCCGTCACTTATGGAAGAAAAAACATCCAATACAGAATCTTTAGAAATTAAAGCTTTAAAAAAGGCTTTATCAGAGGCACAATTTAAGATAGTAGCTTTAAATACATTGATAGATGTAGCAGAGAAAAGTTTGGATATTGATATCAGAAAAAAGTCTGGTTCCAAGCAGTTGAAGAAGTAA
- a CDS encoding OB-fold-containig protein, translated as MTEIIHHLFNPLPNAIMSVLMGITFIYWIFSAVLGGFDGFDIDMDVNPEIDVDIDIDANVDTDFDLQQSHLDIAHDKEVDVADHVDVRQPSIFMQILEFMNVGKIPFMIVLTIFKFFTWAGTLLTTTIPKVVNLGFWSVVILIPLSFIAIILTHYATLPLVKFLKNTGYHGEKAIDFIGKEGVMLSSIIADKQGNMEVVIDQDPIKILVQSTDGNQIKYGEKVIIIKKCDKENIFQVRRIH; from the coding sequence ATGACAGAAATAATTCATCATTTATTCAATCCGCTTCCGAACGCTATTATGAGCGTATTAATGGGAATAACCTTTATCTATTGGATATTCTCTGCTGTACTAGGAGGTTTTGATGGTTTTGATATTGATATGGATGTCAATCCTGAAATAGATGTTGACATAGACATTGATGCAAATGTAGATACAGACTTTGATTTACAACAGAGTCATCTAGACATTGCTCATGATAAAGAGGTGGATGTAGCAGACCATGTAGATGTACGTCAGCCAAGTATCTTTATGCAGATACTTGAGTTTATGAATGTAGGGAAGATCCCTTTCATGATTGTATTAACCATCTTTAAATTCTTTACTTGGGCAGGTACGTTATTAACTACTACAATTCCTAAAGTAGTGAATCTAGGCTTTTGGTCTGTTGTGATATTAATTCCACTTTCTTTTATAGCGATTATCTTAACACATTATGCTACACTTCCGTTAGTTAAGTTTTTAAAGAATACTGGCTATCACGGTGAGAAGGCAATAGACTTCATCGGAAAAGAAGGTGTTATGCTATCAAGTATCATAGCGGATAAACAAGGAAATATGGAGGTAGTCATCGATCAAGATCCAATCAAGATATTGGTACAGAGTACAGATGGTAACCAAATAAAATATGGAGAGAAAGTCATTATCATTAAAAAATGTGATAAAGAAAATATATTCCAAGTAAGAAGAATACATTAA
- a CDS encoding formate--tetrahydrofolate ligase, which produces MKTDIEIARECELKRIQDVAHSIGVNEEELIPYGKYMAKVPLDAMNTENINKSNLILVTSITPTKAGIGKTTVSIGLALGLNKIGKKAVVALREPSLGPCFGMKGGAAGGGYAQVLPMENINLHFTGDFHAITSAHNTISALFDNYIYQNRANENGIKEILWKRVLDVNDRSLRYINTGLRGSANGVPQESGFDITPASEIMAIMCLATDIEDLRRRIENILLGYRYDGSMFTVKDLGVAGAITVLLKDALNPNLVQTTENTAAFIHGGPFANIAHGCNSVIATKMAMSYGDYVITEAGFGADLGAEKFFDIKCRKSGLQPKLTVVVATAQGLKMHGGVAIEDIKAKNTDGIRKGLENLAKHVENIKSYGQSIVVAFNKYATDDAEELQIVEQYCKDNHIGFAINNAFVEGGEGAKTLAEVVVNTIANNPSKPLQFPYQDSETIAVKIENIAKKIYGANKVEFSSAAKKKLAQLKNTDMDQYPVCIAKTQYSFSADATAYGVAKDFDIVINDLVINRGSEFIVAIAGDIMRMPGLPKSPQALRIDLVDGLIEGLS; this is translated from the coding sequence ATGAAAACAGATATCGAAATTGCTCGCGAATGTGAGTTAAAGAGAATACAAGATGTAGCACACTCTATCGGTGTAAATGAAGAAGAGCTTATCCCTTATGGAAAGTATATGGCTAAAGTTCCTCTAGATGCTATGAATACAGAGAACATCAATAAGTCAAATTTAATATTAGTTACTTCAATCACTCCTACTAAAGCAGGTATCGGTAAGACTACTGTATCTATAGGTCTAGCGTTGGGATTAAATAAAATAGGCAAGAAAGCTGTAGTAGCCCTACGCGAGCCTTCATTAGGTCCATGTTTTGGGATGAAAGGTGGAGCTGCAGGAGGTGGATATGCTCAGGTATTGCCTATGGAGAATATCAACCTACACTTCACAGGAGATTTTCACGCTATCACATCAGCCCATAATACGATAAGCGCTTTATTTGATAACTATATCTATCAGAATAGAGCTAATGAAAACGGAATTAAAGAAATATTGTGGAAAAGAGTATTAGATGTGAACGACCGTAGCTTGCGTTATATCAACACTGGGCTAAGAGGTAGTGCTAATGGAGTACCACAAGAATCAGGATTTGACATTACTCCAGCCTCTGAGATTATGGCTATTATGTGTTTGGCGACAGACATAGAAGATCTTAGACGCAGAATCGAAAATATCTTATTAGGATATCGCTATGACGGAAGTATGTTTACAGTAAAAGATCTAGGTGTAGCTGGAGCTATTACGGTACTATTAAAAGATGCACTTAATCCTAACTTAGTACAAACTACGGAAAACACTGCTGCCTTTATTCACGGTGGACCATTCGCTAATATTGCACATGGTTGTAACTCTGTTATCGCTACTAAAATGGCTATGAGCTATGGAGACTATGTCATCACTGAAGCAGGTTTTGGTGCAGACTTAGGTGCCGAAAAATTCTTTGATATCAAGTGTCGTAAATCTGGTTTACAACCAAAACTGACAGTGGTAGTAGCTACTGCACAAGGATTAAAAATGCACGGTGGTGTAGCTATCGAAGATATTAAAGCTAAAAATACAGATGGTATCCGCAAAGGATTAGAGAACTTAGCTAAGCATGTAGAGAACATTAAATCTTATGGACAAAGCATAGTAGTTGCCTTCAATAAGTATGCAACTGATGACGCAGAGGAGCTACAAATCGTGGAGCAATACTGTAAGGATAACCACATTGGATTTGCGATTAACAATGCATTCGTAGAAGGTGGTGAAGGCGCTAAAACCCTAGCGGAAGTAGTTGTAAACACAATAGCAAACAACCCAAGTAAACCTCTTCAGTTCCCTTATCAAGACAGTGAAACAATAGCTGTAAAAATAGAGAATATCGCTAAGAAGATATATGGAGCTAATAAAGTAGAGTTCTCCTCTGCTGCTAAAAAGAAATTAGCCCAACTAAAAAACACAGATATGGATCAATATCCTGTATGTATTGCCAAAACACAATATTCATTCTCTGCAGACGCAACAGCATACGGTGTAGCTAAAGATTTTGACATTGTAATCAATGACTTAGTGATTAATAGAGGTTCTGAGTTTATCGTGGCTATAGCAGGAGATATTATGCGTATGCCTGGATTGCCTAAATCTCCACAAGCGCTAAGAATTGACTTAGTAGATGGATTAATAGAAGGATTGAGCTAA